A region from the bacterium genome encodes:
- a CDS encoding GlsB/YeaQ/YmgE family stress response membrane protein, whose protein sequence is MSVFWVWVIVGIIAGYLAKSVMREGPHGIVGDLIVGVIGAFVGGWIFSYFGRAGVTGLNIGSIVVAFVGAVVFLWIVRQLNRGRFR, encoded by the coding sequence ATGAGTGTGTTCTGGGTCTGGGTAATCGTCGGGATTATCGCCGGTTATCTGGCGAAGAGTGTCATGCGTGAGGGCCCCCACGGTATCGTCGGGGATCTTATCGTCGGGGTCATCGGCGCGTTCGTGGGCGGGTGGATCTTCAGCTACTTCGGCCGCGCCGGCGTCACCGGCCTCAACATCGGCTCGATCGTGGTGGCCTTCGTCGGGGCCGTGGTGTTTCTCTGGATCGTCCGGCAACTGAACAGGGGCCGGTTCAGATGA